A DNA window from Phragmites australis chromosome 11, lpPhrAust1.1, whole genome shotgun sequence contains the following coding sequences:
- the LOC133884925 gene encoding peroxisomal membrane protein PEX14-like isoform X3, translating into MEDLSESTDGELADGVQEPLQETGQGSSEGIHSTTTLQDTKEQEAKEGKAALGSAEPMREELVQSAVGFLKHPKVVASSDVQRRSFLENKGLTVDEIDEAFRRLQRPSSDSVSSNACTSQGVFDHSCGITQQETTFGTKCTDGSEKPEPETEPVAPVVPRHPKSYMEIMEMIERGEQPDDIQPWEKHDQESSTWDLKSLSSDSSDSRSEVGKDSTSQATESASGSKHGDSLLQAEVVAGSESPTDDAASSK; encoded by the exons ATGGAGGATTTGTCCGAGTCTACGGACGGCGAGCTAGCCGATGGAGTGCAGGAACCGCTGCAGGAGACAG GCCAAGGAAGCTCTGAAGGTATCCATAGTACTACTACTTTGCAAGACACAAAGGAGCAGGAAGCAAAAGAAGGAAAGGCGGCTCTTGGATCCGCTGAACCGATGAGGGAGGAACTGGTTCAGAGTGCTGTTGGATTTCTGAAACACCCGAAAGTAGTAGCCTCTTCTGATGTCCAGAGACGATCTTTCCTTGAAAACAAAGGACTCACTGTGGATGAAATAGATGAAGCATTTCGACGTTTGCAA AGGCCATCTTCTGATTCTGTGAGCTCAAATGCATGCACATCTCAAG GGGTATTTGATCACTCGTGCGGGATTACTCAG CAGGAAACTACATTTGGCACAAAGTGCACGGATGGCTCAG AGAAGCCTGAACCTGAAACTGAACCTGTGGCCCCTGTGGTGCCCCGTCACCCAAAATCATATATGGAG ATCATGGAAATGATAGAAAGGGGAGAGCAGCCAGATGATATCCAG CCATGGGAAAAGCATGATCAAGAAAGTTCCACCTGGGATCTGAAATCTCTATCAAGTGACTCCAGCGATTCGAGATCAGAAGTTGGGAAAGATAGCACTAGCCAGGCTACGGAGTCGGCCAGCGGCTCCAAGCATGGGGACTCACTGCTCCAGGCGGAAGTAGTCGCGGGTTCTGAATCTCCCACAGATGATGCTGCCTCTTCGAAGTAG
- the LOC133884925 gene encoding peroxisomal membrane protein PEX14-like isoform X6, producing the protein MREELVQSAVGFLKHPKVVASSDVQRRSFLENKGLTVDEIDEAFRRLQRPSSDSVSSNACTSQGVFDHSCGITQQETTFGTKCTDGSEKPEPETEPVAPVVPRHPKSYMEIMEMIERGEQPDDIQDINDDPPNPNQPISEARMAPKPKPWEKHDQESSTWDLKSLSSDSSDSRSEVGKDSTSQATESASGSKHGDSLLQAEVVAGSESPTDDAASSK; encoded by the exons ATGAGGGAGGAACTGGTTCAGAGTGCTGTTGGATTTCTGAAACACCCGAAAGTAGTAGCCTCTTCTGATGTCCAGAGACGATCTTTCCTTGAAAACAAAGGACTCACTGTGGATGAAATAGATGAAGCATTTCGACGTTTGCAA AGGCCATCTTCTGATTCTGTGAGCTCAAATGCATGCACATCTCAAG GGGTATTTGATCACTCGTGCGGGATTACTCAG CAGGAAACTACATTTGGCACAAAGTGCACGGATGGCTCAG AGAAGCCTGAACCTGAAACTGAACCTGTGGCCCCTGTGGTGCCCCGTCACCCAAAATCATATATGGAG ATCATGGAAATGATAGAAAGGGGAGAGCAGCCAGATGATATCCAG GATATTAATGATGACCCTCCAAACCCTAATCAACCAATCTCAGAAGCCCGTATGGCACCCAAGCCCAAG CCATGGGAAAAGCATGATCAAGAAAGTTCCACCTGGGATCTGAAATCTCTATCAAGTGACTCCAGCGATTCGAGATCAGAAGTTGGGAAAGATAGCACTAGCCAGGCTACGGAGTCGGCCAGCGGCTCCAAGCATGGGGACTCACTGCTCCAGGCGGAAGTAGTCGCGGGTTCTGAATCTCCCACAGATGATGCTGCCTCTTCGAAGTAG
- the LOC133884925 gene encoding peroxisomal membrane protein PEX14-like isoform X4, translated as MEDLSESTDGELADGVQEPLQETGQGSSEGIHSTTTLQDTKEQEAKEGKAALGSAEPMREELVQSAVGFLKHPKVVASSDVQRRSFLENKGLTVDEIDEAFRRLQRPSSDSVSSNACTSQEKPEPETEPVAPVVPRHPKSYMEIMEMIERGEQPDDIQDINDDPPNPNQPISEARMAPKPKPWEKHDQESSTWDLKSLSSDSSDSRSEVGKDSTSQATESASGSKHGDSLLQAEVVAGSESPTDDAASSK; from the exons ATGGAGGATTTGTCCGAGTCTACGGACGGCGAGCTAGCCGATGGAGTGCAGGAACCGCTGCAGGAGACAG GCCAAGGAAGCTCTGAAGGTATCCATAGTACTACTACTTTGCAAGACACAAAGGAGCAGGAAGCAAAAGAAGGAAAGGCGGCTCTTGGATCCGCTGAACCGATGAGGGAGGAACTGGTTCAGAGTGCTGTTGGATTTCTGAAACACCCGAAAGTAGTAGCCTCTTCTGATGTCCAGAGACGATCTTTCCTTGAAAACAAAGGACTCACTGTGGATGAAATAGATGAAGCATTTCGACGTTTGCAA AGGCCATCTTCTGATTCTGTGAGCTCAAATGCATGCACATCTCAAG AGAAGCCTGAACCTGAAACTGAACCTGTGGCCCCTGTGGTGCCCCGTCACCCAAAATCATATATGGAG ATCATGGAAATGATAGAAAGGGGAGAGCAGCCAGATGATATCCAG GATATTAATGATGACCCTCCAAACCCTAATCAACCAATCTCAGAAGCCCGTATGGCACCCAAGCCCAAG CCATGGGAAAAGCATGATCAAGAAAGTTCCACCTGGGATCTGAAATCTCTATCAAGTGACTCCAGCGATTCGAGATCAGAAGTTGGGAAAGATAGCACTAGCCAGGCTACGGAGTCGGCCAGCGGCTCCAAGCATGGGGACTCACTGCTCCAGGCGGAAGTAGTCGCGGGTTCTGAATCTCCCACAGATGATGCTGCCTCTTCGAAGTAG
- the LOC133884925 gene encoding uncharacterized protein LOC133884925 isoform X5: MEDLSESTDGELADGVQEPLQETGQGSSEGIHSTTTLQDTKEQEAKEGKAALGSAEPMREELVQSAVGFLKHPKVVASSDVQRRSFLENKGLTVDEIDEAFRRLQRPSSDSVSSNACTSQEKPEPETEPVAPVVPRHPKSYMEIMEMIERGEQPDDIQPWEKHDQESSTWDLKSLSSDSSDSRSEVGKDSTSQATESASGSKHGDSLLQAEVVAGSESPTDDAASSK, from the exons ATGGAGGATTTGTCCGAGTCTACGGACGGCGAGCTAGCCGATGGAGTGCAGGAACCGCTGCAGGAGACAG GCCAAGGAAGCTCTGAAGGTATCCATAGTACTACTACTTTGCAAGACACAAAGGAGCAGGAAGCAAAAGAAGGAAAGGCGGCTCTTGGATCCGCTGAACCGATGAGGGAGGAACTGGTTCAGAGTGCTGTTGGATTTCTGAAACACCCGAAAGTAGTAGCCTCTTCTGATGTCCAGAGACGATCTTTCCTTGAAAACAAAGGACTCACTGTGGATGAAATAGATGAAGCATTTCGACGTTTGCAA AGGCCATCTTCTGATTCTGTGAGCTCAAATGCATGCACATCTCAAG AGAAGCCTGAACCTGAAACTGAACCTGTGGCCCCTGTGGTGCCCCGTCACCCAAAATCATATATGGAG ATCATGGAAATGATAGAAAGGGGAGAGCAGCCAGATGATATCCAG CCATGGGAAAAGCATGATCAAGAAAGTTCCACCTGGGATCTGAAATCTCTATCAAGTGACTCCAGCGATTCGAGATCAGAAGTTGGGAAAGATAGCACTAGCCAGGCTACGGAGTCGGCCAGCGGCTCCAAGCATGGGGACTCACTGCTCCAGGCGGAAGTAGTCGCGGGTTCTGAATCTCCCACAGATGATGCTGCCTCTTCGAAGTAG
- the LOC133884925 gene encoding peroxisomal membrane protein PEX14-like isoform X1, whose protein sequence is MEDLSESTDGELADGVQEPLQETGQGSSEGIHSTTTLQDTKEQEAKEGKAALGSAEPMREELVQSAVGFLKHPKVVASSDVQRRSFLENKGLTVDEIDEAFRRLQRPSSDSVSSNACTSQGVFDHSCGITQQETTFGTKCTDGSEKPEPETEPVAPVVPRHPKSYMEIMEMIERGEQPDDIQDINDDPPNPNQPISEARMAPKPKPWEKHDQESSTWDLKSLSSDSSDSRSEVGKDSTSQATESASGSKHGDSLLQAEVVAGSESPTDDAASSK, encoded by the exons ATGGAGGATTTGTCCGAGTCTACGGACGGCGAGCTAGCCGATGGAGTGCAGGAACCGCTGCAGGAGACAG GCCAAGGAAGCTCTGAAGGTATCCATAGTACTACTACTTTGCAAGACACAAAGGAGCAGGAAGCAAAAGAAGGAAAGGCGGCTCTTGGATCCGCTGAACCGATGAGGGAGGAACTGGTTCAGAGTGCTGTTGGATTTCTGAAACACCCGAAAGTAGTAGCCTCTTCTGATGTCCAGAGACGATCTTTCCTTGAAAACAAAGGACTCACTGTGGATGAAATAGATGAAGCATTTCGACGTTTGCAA AGGCCATCTTCTGATTCTGTGAGCTCAAATGCATGCACATCTCAAG GGGTATTTGATCACTCGTGCGGGATTACTCAG CAGGAAACTACATTTGGCACAAAGTGCACGGATGGCTCAG AGAAGCCTGAACCTGAAACTGAACCTGTGGCCCCTGTGGTGCCCCGTCACCCAAAATCATATATGGAG ATCATGGAAATGATAGAAAGGGGAGAGCAGCCAGATGATATCCAG GATATTAATGATGACCCTCCAAACCCTAATCAACCAATCTCAGAAGCCCGTATGGCACCCAAGCCCAAG CCATGGGAAAAGCATGATCAAGAAAGTTCCACCTGGGATCTGAAATCTCTATCAAGTGACTCCAGCGATTCGAGATCAGAAGTTGGGAAAGATAGCACTAGCCAGGCTACGGAGTCGGCCAGCGGCTCCAAGCATGGGGACTCACTGCTCCAGGCGGAAGTAGTCGCGGGTTCTGAATCTCCCACAGATGATGCTGCCTCTTCGAAGTAG
- the LOC133884925 gene encoding uncharacterized protein LOC133884925 isoform X2: protein MEDLSESTDGELADGVQEPLQETGQGSSEGIHSTTTLQDTKEQEAKEGKAALGSAEPMREELVQSAVGFLKHPKVVASSDVQRRSFLENKGLTVDEIDEAFRRLQRPSSDSVSSNACTSQGVFDHSCGITQETTFGTKCTDGSEKPEPETEPVAPVVPRHPKSYMEIMEMIERGEQPDDIQDINDDPPNPNQPISEARMAPKPKPWEKHDQESSTWDLKSLSSDSSDSRSEVGKDSTSQATESASGSKHGDSLLQAEVVAGSESPTDDAASSK from the exons ATGGAGGATTTGTCCGAGTCTACGGACGGCGAGCTAGCCGATGGAGTGCAGGAACCGCTGCAGGAGACAG GCCAAGGAAGCTCTGAAGGTATCCATAGTACTACTACTTTGCAAGACACAAAGGAGCAGGAAGCAAAAGAAGGAAAGGCGGCTCTTGGATCCGCTGAACCGATGAGGGAGGAACTGGTTCAGAGTGCTGTTGGATTTCTGAAACACCCGAAAGTAGTAGCCTCTTCTGATGTCCAGAGACGATCTTTCCTTGAAAACAAAGGACTCACTGTGGATGAAATAGATGAAGCATTTCGACGTTTGCAA AGGCCATCTTCTGATTCTGTGAGCTCAAATGCATGCACATCTCAAG GGGTATTTGATCACTCGTGCGGGATTACTCAG GAAACTACATTTGGCACAAAGTGCACGGATGGCTCAG AGAAGCCTGAACCTGAAACTGAACCTGTGGCCCCTGTGGTGCCCCGTCACCCAAAATCATATATGGAG ATCATGGAAATGATAGAAAGGGGAGAGCAGCCAGATGATATCCAG GATATTAATGATGACCCTCCAAACCCTAATCAACCAATCTCAGAAGCCCGTATGGCACCCAAGCCCAAG CCATGGGAAAAGCATGATCAAGAAAGTTCCACCTGGGATCTGAAATCTCTATCAAGTGACTCCAGCGATTCGAGATCAGAAGTTGGGAAAGATAGCACTAGCCAGGCTACGGAGTCGGCCAGCGGCTCCAAGCATGGGGACTCACTGCTCCAGGCGGAAGTAGTCGCGGGTTCTGAATCTCCCACAGATGATGCTGCCTCTTCGAAGTAG